The Longimicrobium sp. genome segment GCGATGCGGCGCACGTTCAGCAGGAGGACCCAGTCGAAGTACTCCGGGACCGTTTCCAGGTCGTGGTGCACGACGACGACCGTCTTGCCGGCGCGGCGCAGCTCCTGGAGGACGGAGACGATGGCGCGCTCCGTCTTGGCATCGACGCCCTGGAACGGCTCGTCCATCAGGTAGAGCTCGGCATCCTGGACCAGGGCGCGGGCCAGAAAGACGCGCTGCTGCTGGCCGCCGGAGAGCTGCGAGATCTGGCGCTCGGCGAAGGCCTCCATCCCCACCTGGCGCAGGGCGTCCATGGCGCGCTCGCGCTCACGCTTTCCCGGGCGGCGCAGCCAGCCGAGGGCGCCGTAGCGGCCCATCATCACCACGTCGAGCACGGAGGTGGGGAAGTCCCAGTCCACGCTCCCGCGCTGGGGCACGTAGGCCACCATCCCTCGCGCCTGGCGATAGGGGCGGCCGTGGATGCACACCTGGCCGGCGGCGGTGCGCACCAGCCCCAGGATCGCCTTGATCAGCGTGCTCTTGCCGGCGCCGTTGGGGCCGACGATGGCCATCAGCACGCCCTGCGGCACCTCCAGGTCCACGTCCCACAGCACGGGCTTGTCTCGGTACGCCACCGTCAGGTCGTTGACCTCGATGGCGAGCGTCTTGGCGCCGTCAGTCATTCCGTTCTCCAGGACCGCGCAGCAGCGCGCCCACCAGGGTGTCGATGTTGTGGCGGACCATCCCGTCGTACGTCCCGTCGGGGGTTCCAGGATTGCCCATGGCGTCCGAGTAGAGCGAGCCGCCGATCCGCACGTCCCAGCCGCGGTCGCGTACCGCTTCCTGCACCGCCTCGATGGTGCGGCGCGGGATGGACGACTCCACGAAGACGGCCGGGATCTTCCTCCGCGCGATGAACTCCGCCAGCGCCTGCACGTCGCCCGTCCCCGCCTCGGAGGCGGTGCTGATCCCCTGCAGCCCGCGCACCTCGAAGCCGTACGCGCGTCCGAAGTAGTTGAAAGCGTCGTGCGCCGTCACCAGCACCCGCTGCTGGCGCGGCACCCGCTCCGCCTGCGCGCGCACGTAAGTGTCCAACGAGTCCAGCCGCGCGTGGTAGGCCACGGCGTTGCGCCGGTAGGCGGCGGCGTTCGGCGGGTCGGCGATGGCGAGGGTGCTGGCGATGGTGTCCACCGTCATCTCCCACATCCGGACGTCGAACCAGACGTGCGGGTCGTGCGCCCCTTTGAACTCGGGCGGCGCCAGGAGCCGGTCGCGCGGAATGCCGTCGGTGACCGCGACTACGCGGGTGCGACCGCCCATCTCCTCCAGCACCTCGGCCATCTTCGCCTCCAGGTGCAGCCCGCCGTAGAACACGACGTCCGCCCTGAAGAGCCGCCGCACGTCCCCCTCGCTCGCCTTGTACAGGTGCGGGTCCACGCCCGGGCCCATGAGCCCCGTCGCGTGCACGTGCTCGCCGCCGACGTTCTGCACCACGTCACGGATCATCCCCACGGTGGTGACGACGTTGAGGCGGCCCTGGCTGGCGGCGGGCTCCGGAGGTGCGCACGCCGCCATTCCAACCACGGCGGCGAACGACAGTGCGGCGATAAAGCGAAGTGAGATCAGCTTCACGAACGGTGCGAATGGGTATTTTAAACGAGTTTAAATTCCGAGACACATGATGAACTGTCGGCGATTGGATGTCAAGGCTTCGAAGCGGTTTCCGGAAAAAACAACGCGGGGCACGGGAGCCGCCCGTGCCCCGCATCGGAGGCGTACTCAGTCGATGATGTCGCGGGCTCGGTCCAGGAGCTGGCGGGCGCCGCGCTGCACCCCCGAGAGCCCGCCCCGCACACGGCCGGCGATCCCCCCGCCGTGGTCGTGGTCGTACCTCGCGGAGCGGTAGCGCGGAAGGCCGGGCTCGGAGATGCGCTCCAGCACCTCCTCCACCTCCATCTCGCGCTCCGGGTCGAGGCCGGCGTAGTTCACCGCCAGGTCGGCCTGCGCGATGATCCCCACCAGGCGCCCCTCGCCGTCGACAAC includes the following:
- a CDS encoding zinc ABC transporter substrate-binding protein, whose translation is MKLISLRFIAALSFAAVVGMAACAPPEPAASQGRLNVVTTVGMIRDVVQNVGGEHVHATGLMGPGVDPHLYKASEGDVRRLFRADVVFYGGLHLEAKMAEVLEEMGGRTRVVAVTDGIPRDRLLAPPEFKGAHDPHVWFDVRMWEMTVDTIASTLAIADPPNAAAYRRNAVAYHARLDSLDTYVRAQAERVPRQQRVLVTAHDAFNYFGRAYGFEVRGLQGISTASEAGTGDVQALAEFIARRKIPAVFVESSIPRRTIEAVQEAVRDRGWDVRIGGSLYSDAMGNPGTPDGTYDGMVRHNIDTLVGALLRGPGERND
- a CDS encoding ABC transporter ATP-binding protein, whose product is MTDGAKTLAIEVNDLTVAYRDKPVLWDVDLEVPQGVLMAIVGPNGAGKSTLIKAILGLVRTAAGQVCIHGRPYRQARGMVAYVPQRGSVDWDFPTSVLDVVMMGRYGALGWLRRPGKRERERAMDALRQVGMEAFAERQISQLSGGQQQRVFLARALVQDAELYLMDEPFQGVDAKTERAIVSVLQELRRAGKTVVVVHHDLETVPEYFDWVLLLNVRRIA